The genomic DNA ATGAAATCCGTCAAAACGGTTACAATCTGAATATCCCTCGTTATGTAGATTCCAGTGATCCTGTTGAAAAGTTCGACATCTATGCCACCATGTTCGGAGGCATCCCTCACAGTGAGATTGACGAACTTCAAAAATATTGGGACACATTCCCTTCTTTGCGTGAAGAATTGTTTAGAGCGGATACAGACAAACCTTATTCTCAGTTGAGGGCCGAAGATACTCAATCAGTTATAGAGCAGAATGCAGACGTGAAAGCCTTCCAGAAGAGGTTTGCACGGGCTTTCGAAGGTTTTGCCAATAGTGTTCATCATCGGCTGATTGATCATGTAGATACGATAAATCCACAAAAAGAACTGGATGCTATTTCCGATGATATTTTTGCCCGTTTGCATGAAACACCACTTATTAACCGGTATGCAGCCTATCAAGCTTTGGCTGACAACTGGCAGGGCATCACCAACGACATTGAGACCATACAGCAGGAAGGCATTGGAGCGGTAAGAGTAGTAGAACCTGCTTATAAACTGGTAAAGAAAGGCGACGAAGAGATTGAAGTGCCAGATGGTTTGAAAGGCCGCATTATTCCTTTTGAATTGGTACAACAGGAAAAATTTCAAGATGAACTGAAAGCTATAGCCGGTTTACAGATGCGGGTAGAAGAAATCTCAGGTGAACTGGATGAAATCCGTGAAAGCTTCTCAGAAGAGGAATCTGAGGCTTATTTGGATAGTGAAAAGGAAAATGCCTTTGATAAGAAAGCCATTACTGCGGGAGCAAAAGCCAAAAAGGATGCGGTGGAAGAGGAAACTAAAGAGAAACTGAAGAAGATTGTCAAACTCTGGGAGGAACAGAAAAACAAAAACAAACAAATCAAGGAGGCAAAGCAGGCTCTTATTGACAAAACGGTAGAAGCGATAGAGAATCTTTCTGACGAAGATATTTCTCTGTTCCTGCATAAAAAATGGATTGATCCTATTATCAAAGGTATTGATGAAACGCTCACTGAGGTTTTGTCGGCTTTTGAAACTAAAGTGCTTACATTAGGTAAGAAATATGCTATAAGTTATAAGCAGTTGAATGAGGACTTGGGAAAATCCCAAAAAGAATTATCTGATCTTATTGGTGAACTGACTGGAGATGAGTTTACTTTATTAGGACTTAATGAGTTGATTAATGGTGAAAAGAAATAAGTATATGAACGTACCTGAAATTAGATTTAAAGGATTAGATAAAACTTGGAACAAAAAAACATTGGATGAACTCGTTCAACTGAATAGTGGAATGGATTATAAGCACTTATGTAATGGGAATATACCTGTATATGGAACTGGTGGATACATGTTAAGTGTTAACGCAGCTTTATCTTACGATAAAGATGCTATAGGAATAGGACGTAAAGGTACTATTAACAAACCATATATATTAAAAGCACCTTTTTGGACTGTTGATACACTCTTTTATGCAATACCTCGTAAATATAATAACTTACAATTTTGTAATTGCATATTTCAAAGAATTGATTGGTTAAAATACGATGAATCCACAGGAGTTCCAAGTCTATCCAAAAATATAATAAATTCAATAGAGGTAAATTGTGCTCCTAGTTATGACGAACAGCAAAAGATAGCATCTTATTTCCAGTCATTAGATTCATTAATTCAAACCACATCAAAGAAACTTGTATCTTTAAAACAAATAAAAGATGCAAGCCTACAATCTATGTTTCCACAAGAAGGAGAAACTGTACCTAAAGTAAGATTTAAAGGATTTGAAGGAGAATGGGAAAAAATTCCTTTTGGGTCATTCTTAAAAGAAAGTTATGAAAGGTCAACAGTAGAGAATGAGGATATTTTATTATCGTCCGCAATTACAGGAGTGTACTTAAACTCTGAATTATTTGGACATCAAAGAGGAGCTTCTAATATTGGATATAAGAAAATAAAAAAGAATATGCTAATTCTTTCAACCCAAAATCTCCATTTAGGAAATGCCAATGTTAATTTAAGATTTGAGCATGGACTTATATCACCAGCTTACAAGGTCTACGAAATCGTTAATATATCACCATTATTCCTACAACAATGGATAAAAATGGATTCTACAAAAGTTTTTTTCCTGAATGCAACAACAGCAGGTGCTAGTTTGTGTAGAAAGAACATTGTGTGGGATGATTTGTACAAACAAATAGTATTGATCCCTTCAAAAAATGAACAAGTTAAAATAGGATTATTCTTTTCAAATCTTGATAAACAAATCTCTCTCCAAACCCAACGCCTTGAAAAGCTAAAACAAATCAAGGCAGCTTGTCTGGATAAGATGTTTGTGTAAAATATCATTCAAACCTTTAATGGAGTAAATATGGATAATATAAACGACATACAATATTTCGTCAAGGAAAGTCTGTTTGAACAAGCCTTGGTCGACCTTCTCCCCCATCACGGTTGGGAAAAGGAAGTCCTTGTACAACCCACAGAAGATGATTTGATCCAGAACTGGGCAAAGATTCTCTTTGACAACAACCGTGACATCAACAAATTAGGCAATTATCCGCTTACTGCGAGTGAGATGCGCCAAATCATCGATCAGGTGAATCTGTGCGACAGCCCATACGCCATGAATATGTTTATCAATGGCGGACAGGTATGTATCAAACGCGACAATCCTGCCGATACAAACAATTACGGCAAGGAAGTATATCTGAAGATTTTCGATGCACGCGAAATCAGTGCCGGACAGAGCCGCTACCAGATTGCCCGCCAACCTCGTTTCAAGGCTTCGCACCCGTTGGGCGGTGACCGACGGGGCGATGTGATGTTGCTCATCAATGGCATGCCGGTGATTCATATAGAGCTGAAACGTTCCAAAGTAGATGTAAGTCAGGCTACCTTTCAGATTAAGCGTTATACCCACGAAGGTGTATTCGACAACGGTATCTTCAAGATGGTGCAGATTTTCGTGGCCATGACTCCGGAAGAAACACTCTATTTTGCCAATCCGGGCAAAGAAGAGAATTTCAAGCCGGAATTCTATTTCCATTGGGAAGACTTTAACAACACAATCATACGAGACTGGAGGCGAATTGTATCCGATTTGCTCAGCATCCCCATGGCACATCAGCTAATCGGTTATTATACCATTGCCGACGATAAGGATAAGACACTGAAAGTACTTCGCAGCTATCAGTATTTTGCAGCCAGCAAAATCAGTGACATAACGCATAAGACTAACTGGGATACTCATCAGCATCGTGGCGGATACGTGTGGCATACCACCGGTTCCGGAAAGACCATGACCAGTTTCAAGTCAGCACAGCTTATAGCCAATTCCGGCGATGCAGACAAAGTGGTATTTCTATTGGACCGCATTGAGCTGAGCGTGCAATCATTGGATGAATACCGTGGATTTGCGGGAGAAGACGAAGCTATTCAGGATACGCAGAACACAGCTATCCTGTTGAGTAAGCTCAAAAGTACAGATAACGACGACCGACTGATTGTGACCTCTATTCAGAAGATGTCGAACATCAAAGCAGGGAAAGATATTTCGCAAGATGACATTGATTTGATAGATCGTAAACGACTGGTATTTATCATAGACGAATGTCATCGTAGCGTGTTCGGCGATATGCTGATAGGTATCAAGAATACCTTCAAAAGAGCCCTGCTTTTCGGTTTCACGGGAACACCAGTCTTCAAAGAAAACGCCAAGCATGAAATCATGACCGAAACCATATTCGGCGACATGATTCATAAATACACCATCGCCAACGGAATCCCTGATCACAACGTATTGGGATTCGATCCGTATATGGTGAGAACCTACGAAGACAATGAGCTTCGCGAAAAAGTGGCATTCTCCCAACTGAAGGTAAACAGCATCGAGGAGATTGAAAATGACGAACAGAAAATGTCTATTTACAACATGTTCATGAATGAACTGAAGATGCCGGACACTTATAAGGAAGGAGATGAAACCTTACACGGAATAGAACATTATCTGCCTAAAGACTTGTATCAGCAGCCTGTTCATCACCAGGCTGTCGCAGCCGACATCGCAAGTGGAAGGGATAAACTGAGCAAGAACGGTAAATTCCACGCAATTCTGGCTACAAAGAATATACCTGAGGCAATAGCTTATTATCGGATATTCAAGGAGCAATATCCTTCCCTGAATGTGGTAGCCGTATTCGACAACAACATAGACAATTCTGATGGCGGAATTGCCAAGGAAGATGCCTTGCTGGAGATGCTGGATGACTATAACCGGAAATATGGAACAACATTCCAGCTTTCCACATATGCCAAATACAAAAAGGATGTGGCCAAAAGACTGGCACACAAGAAGCCTTACCTCAATATAGAACATGATCACACACAGCAGATAGACCTGCTTATTGTGGTCTCACAGATGTTGACAGGTTATGATTCCAAATGGGTAAATACGCTGTATGTGGATAAGGTAATGAAATATGTGGACATTATCCAGTCGTTCTCACGCACCAACCGCCTGTTTGGTCCGGACAAGCCTTTCGGCATTATCCGCTATTACTCTTTCCCTTACACCATGGAGCAGAATATCAACGATGCACTCGATGTATATGTGGACAGGCCGTTAGGTGTTTTTGTCGATAAACTGGAAAGCAATCTGACAAATATCAACCAGAAGTTCTTGCACATAAGGGATATATTCCAGGCACAGAAAATCGAAAACTTTACCAAATTGCCGGAATCAAGAGAAGACAGGAATATGTTTGCCAAAGATTTCAGCCAGATGACTCATCTGCTGGAAGCAGCCAAGCTGCAAGGATTCACATGGGATAAGGATGAATATGAGTTCCAGCATGGCGATACCTATACCTACGTCAAAATGGAACTGGACGAACAGACTTACCTTATTCTGCTGCAACGATACAGGGAACTGTTTGAAGGTAATGGAGATGGCAGTACGGAAGGAAATGATTTTGACTATCCTATTGATACCTATATCACAGAAACAGGTACGGGTACGATCGATGCCGAATATATCAACTCCAAGTTTGTGAAGTTCATCAAGAACCTCTACATGTCCGGTCCGGGAAGCGAACTGACCAAAGAAGCCTTTAAAGAGTTGCACAAAACCTTTGCTTCTCTATCACAAAAGGATCAGCGTACGGCAATGATTATCCTGCACGACCTGCAAAGTGGAGATTTGCATCTGTCGCCGGGTAAGACGATTTATGATTATATCGCAGAATACCAATTCCGTGAATTACACAAACAAGTAATGATTCTGGCCGAAGCGACCGGTTTAAATGCCAGTCAACTGGAGCACATCATGAGTCGTAATGTAACGGAACAGAATCTGAATGAGTTCAGCCAGTTTGACAACCTGAAGCTGACATTGAACATGACCAAGACCCGTGAATTCATTGCCAAAGTAGAAGGTACAGAGGTTCCGGCTCGTCTGGTTATTCCCAAGGCAGACAAATTACTTCGAGAGTTTATTTTAGACAGCAGTTGTAGAGAACATATTCTGAAAGCGTACTTGAACATGGAGGAGAATTATCAATCCGAAGAAGAACAGGTGCCGCAAGACGAAGACGTTATTACAGACGAAGTACAGCATGTAGACATGGCCGTCATAAAAGATAATATCCGGAGTATTCTGAAAACAACTTTGACCACAGTGCTTCCACAAATGCGTCCTATCGACGAGATTATAGACAGCGCATTCTATGTAATAGACACACCGTCAATTGATTCTTTGGACAATGTAGGCATGTTTATTCAGCGGGCATTTACAAATCTGTACGGTAAGAAAGCAACTATCGTAGATAAGTTTGTGGCATTTAATTTATTGGTCACCAAGTTTGAAGCATATCTGAAGAAATTATATTATCTGATGAAAGGCCATGAAGTTCCTGCCCAAAATCCGGGTGAAGATGTAACTTGGAAAAACGTGATTTATGCTCATAAATGTCTGTGGAATCTGAAATACAGCACGGATGAAGGAAAGCAGCAGCTATATCAATACCTTATGCTCATTAAAGGCTGGAGAAACAGTGAATCACATATTTCTCCTACAGCTTCAGAACAGGAAGTTGATACTGCAATCAGCATCATCCTGACCATGTATTTCTATGCTACAGGCTCTTCTATTACAGATTTGGAAATGAATGGACATGAAATACAAAAGTCCGAAAGTGTTCACAAAGAAAATTCTTATGTCCATAAAGTAATTCAGTTGCATCCATATTATAATGAAGAAAATGATGACCAACAACTGGTCGCTGAAGCGAACGTAAAGGATTGGCCAGAAGAAAAACGAATCGCAACTCTGAAAAAGAGCATTTGCCAGCTTATAGGATATGAGCCTAAAAAGTCACCTTTGAACAAGCAAAGACATTGGATTGCGATTTATCGTATAGCAGCAGATAAGGGATTTATCATAGAAGGTGATTTTGCTTATTTCAAAAGAATCATTGATAATATGCAAATAAGTAATCTTCCTGTTCCTCTTAAAATAGAATCGCTACAAAGCTCCATCAAAGACGTGTATGCAAAAGATATTGAATATTGGACAGACAATAACCTTAGTGGCAAAAAACTAGCAGAGTATGAAGATATTAAGAAATGTGCTGATGCGTTTGCCAAGATTGTAGGAAATAATATTAATACGAAATAAGACGATTATCATGAAACATATATCAATCCGTGTGCCTTGGCACGATAATAAATGGAATGGAACTATTTGTCAATGTCCGAAAAATAATCCATTCTGCATGATGCTTCACAATATATCTGAAAAAAAAGATGAGAACAAAGAAGAAACTTATGCAGGAAAGGATTGGAATTCTCTCAAGCAAGATCAATTACCTGCTTGTGTTGGCGAGAATGGTGGTTTTATGAATGAGAAGCCATATAAAAGAACCTTCAAACATGTTTATGCTTTTGGAGAGACTCCACATGCAAAGCTCTTACCTACAACAATAGAACTCAAACCATATAGCTTTTTTGGAATACCTTTCCGATATCTATCTCGTGATTATCAGGAAGAACTGAATCATAAATATCCGAATATGTCTGATGATGAAACTGCACCGTTTCCTACATCTTGGGTATATGGAAAAGAGAGACAGTTTGAAATATTAAATCACTTTAGATTAAATATAGAAGCTGGCACTTCACTCGGAGTTTTCTATTGCAAAAGTGGTAATCCAATTGATGAAGATGCAAAATTAATCGTTGGTATAGGTGAAATTACTAAAGTTTTACCGCTACAAACATATGAGACAACAACTGATTATACATATCCTTTTTGGGATTTGATTTTTGAACATGGTATAAGAACTGATTTGAAGAAGTCAAAAGGATTTCTTTTGCCATATCATGAATATATGTCACTTGATGAAGACTATGTAAAAGCCCAAACAGGAAAATCAAAACAAGAAGTAATTGATGAAATAAAAATTACCATTCCAAAGCTAGGCAATAGCCAGAAAATTTTTAACGAGTTGTCGTATGGTTGTGAATATGTTAGTAACCATAGCATGTTGATTATTTTGAATGTAGCCAGGAAATGTTTAGAATGTGTCATTAATCATGGACTTGTCGGAGGAAACTGGAAACAACAAATTTTGTGGATAGATTCCCAAATTGCAAAGGTGAAGGATATGATAGGTCCTTTCCCAGCTTTCGCCGAGGCTTTATCAGCAATAGGGGTAAATTATGCATTTATAATTGAACAGGATTTACGAAATAATGGATATTGTAGGGTTAAAGATAATCCATGGGAAGCCTTTGATAAATTGATGAAAGATGAATTGTCTCTTCCTGATTCCGTATATAAAAGTGAACTTACTCATTATCGTATTCTTTGGAAAAATACTCTAAGTAACCAAAGACAAGTACTGGAACTGCTATCACGTTTTGAAATAAATTCGGAAGTAATAAAATGGTGGTTTGATAGTCCTGGCTGCTATGATGAATTATTAAATAATCCATATATTATCAGCGAGGAGAGTCTTATTGAAAATTATCTTCCTGTTACAACCGAAATGATTGATCTTGGCATAATGGCTGACCCTAAGATTCAAGGCAAATGGACTCCAAAAGCTCCTTCACTAGTGGAATCCGTAATTGATAATAGAAGGATCCGCTCATTTATCATTTCAAAACTTGTGGCAAGTCTCAGTGATGGTGATACATTAATTTCTGCAAACGAGATTGAGTTATATATAAAAGATTGTTTGGCTGCGGACAATCATCAACTGCCATATAATTATTTAATGTCAAACAAAGAGTTCATTGAAGAAAAAACTATATATCTTAATACTGATGACAGGTGTGCACTGCAGTTGAAGGAATATAAAGAAATTGATGATTATTTGCGTAAGATATTCAAAGGTCGTGCTTCAAAGGATGTCAAATCACCATTAAAAGAAGACTGGAATACGATCGTTAAAGCATCTATTGATGGTTACAATGAAGCAAATGAGCGATGCCGTAATGCTGTAGCTGACCAGGTAAAGGCATTGGAAATGTTCTGCAGTAAGCGCCTTTCTGTGCTGGCAGGTCCAGCTGGAACAGGCAAAACTACAGTTGTCAAAGCTTTCTTAAAATCGCCACAAATAAAAGCAGAAGGTACACTCCTTTTGGCTCCTACAGGGAAAGCGCGAGTTCGCTTGGGTAACATGTCTGCAGATATTCAAGCCCTAACTATTGCGCAATTTCTGACGCGTCAGGGTTTCTTTGACTGGGATACAATGACACCTTGTGTTCCTGAAGATGCAGAAAAACGTAAATACTGTGGAGCCAAAAATGTCATTATTGACGAGTGCTCCATGCTTACATGTAAGGACTTTTATGTCTTAATGAAAGCATTGGATTTAAAGAACATTAATCGAATAATTTTAATTGGAGATCCATTTCAATTACCTCCTATTGGCCCTGGCAGACCATTTGCAGACTTATTTAACTACCTAAAGGATAATAAAGACGAATATTTAAGATCGGCAATAACAAAATTACGATATGTTGTAAGAACTATTAATACAGGAGACTCTGACATATTGACTTTAGCATCATGGTTCTCTGGAGAAAAACCTGCAAAGAATTCCGATCTCATTTTTGAGCAAGTTGCCAAAGGAAATCTTAATAATGACTTGGTTGTTTATACTTGGAATGATGAAAACGACCTTAAAGACTGCTTGAAAGAGGCCATTGAAAAAGAGTTGCCAGAAGAGGAAGGTAAATCTTTATCCGATAAGATTCGTAAATCTATAGGACTTGACGATGTAAATAAAGCCTTAAATGATCCGTCAAAGGTTGAAAAATTTCAGGTTTTATCCCCAGTAAAAAATCCGGTATGGGGAACATTCCAGATTAATTCGTATTTCCAAGAGTGGGTTGGTATAAATAAAAATTTTTCAATAGAAATAGCTCCTATTACCATATCTGCTCTAGATAAGGTCATTCAATTAAAGAATGAACGCAAGAAATCTACGAGTAAAGAAGAATGTCAACTTTCAAATGGTCAAATAGGTTTTGTTAATTATGCAAATAAGAGGGAAAAGAAATCGACAGTTGTTTTTACCGGGTTACCCAACAAGAGATTTTCATATTATTCTTCTAAGTCGGATGAGGCTGATAATACAATAGACTTGGCTTATGCTATAACTATCCATAAGAGTCAAGGGAGCGATTTTGATACTGTGTTGGTTGTTCTTCCTAAAAGCGGACGTATACTTTCACGTGAACTAATCTATACAGCTTTAACACGAGCAAGAAAGAAATTAATTCTGTTGATACAAGATAATATATCGTGGTTAATCGAGTATACTAAACCTCAGATGTCAGTTCTAGCTAAGCGAAATACAAATCTTTTTTCTACATCTGTTCGTGAAGATATTTCAAACATTCCATATGTGGAAGGATTGATTCACACAACCTTAAAGCCAGGTTTAATCGTACGTAGCAAGTCTGAAGTAATTATTGCTAATATACTATATGAACGAGGTATTGACTTTGAATATGAAAGAATGATAGAAGATAACGGCCGCCGATGTATTCCTGATTTTACTTTTGAAGATGCATCTGGAGATACCATTCTTTGGGAACATTTAGGAATGTTAGATAATCCCGCCTATAAGGAATCATGGGAAAAGAAACGAGATTTTTATAAATCAATCGGTTACATAGAAGGAGTAAATTTATTTACTACAGTTGACCATGAGAACGGAAGTATTGATTCTACAGAAATTGCTGCAATAGTAGATAAATTAGAAGATTTAATATAAAAGATTATGAACAATGCAGAAAGACTGCATTGTTCATAATTAGCTTTGTATTGTTTGATAAATAGTATTGCCTATGCCAACAAATAAAAATGCACAGTTAAGATACCAGATTATAGATAAATGCCTGAGCAATTGGTCTAGGCGTTACTATATTGAGGATTTAGTAGATGCCTGCAATGAAGCGCTCTATCTGTATAATGGAGAAACGAAAGATGGTTGCGGAGTAAAAAAACGTCAAGTACAAGAAGATCTAAAATTCATTGAAAGTGAAGAAGGATATAGTATGGAGATAGATGCCATTCGAGATGGACATAGAAAATATTACCGATACCATACCAAAGGGGCTTCTATTAAAAATCAACCTATCAATCAAGAAGAGCTCAATTTGATTTATGATGCATTGATACTTCTTAAACGTTTCGATGGAGTACCACAATTTGAGTGGTTAAACGACCTTGAAAAAAGACTATATACGACCAGTAAATTAGGAGATAGTCTGGATTCAGTTGTAAGTTTTCAGCATAATCCCTATCTCAAAGGAATGGATTTATACTATAAACCCATTTTTAATGCAATTGTTAACAAAAGGGTAATTGAAATTATATATCATCCATTTGGGAAGGATGCTAGAACTGTAATTGTTACTCCTTATCATCTTAAACAATATAATAATCGCTGGTTTCTGATCGGCAAACATAAAGACTCGGATTATCTATCAAACTTTGCAATTGATAGAATCGAAGGAGTAAAGGAAACATCTAAACCATACATAATACAACCTGAAGGAATAGATTTTAAAGAATACTTTAGCGATATCGTCGGCGTTTCGCGTTCAAATGCTCCTGTAGAAGAAGTCATTTTAAAGGTTAGTGATAAAGCCATTGGATATATTGTGACTAAGCCACTTCATGAATCTCAATCAGCAGTGACAACACCTCTTGAAGATGGATATTGGAAGATAACCTTAAAAGTCCAAAATAATTATGAGTTACGTTCTTTGCTCCGTTCGTTTGGTGCACAAATAGAGGTTATTGCCCCTGAGTCATTACGACAAATGATGAAAGAAACAGCCGAGACTGTGAGTCAGATATACGAGAAATAATAAAATCACGATAACCAACGACTATGAATATGCCCGAAAATTTATATTTAGAATTTGATGCTTTTTTACGATCAATCAAACAAAATTTAGATGGGTCATTTGGTGTCCTATTAGGTGCCGGTGCATCCATCTCATCTGGTATTCAATCGGCAAATGATTGCATATGGGATTGGAAATTTTTAATATATCAATCATTATCAGGTAATCAAAAAAAATTAGTAGATCCCAAAAAATCTGATTTAAGTAAAGACATCATTCAGAAATGGTTAGATGTGCAAGGGAAATATCCACAATTGGGGAGTCCAGAAGAATATTCTTTTTATGCCGAAGCTTCATATCCAATAGATGCGGACAGAACTAAATATTTTGAAAGCCTGTGCAATGGAAAAAGTCCGTATGTAGGATATAAATTGCTATGTCTGTTGAATAAATATGGAATTGTAAAATCTGTCTGGAGTACAAATTTCGATGGACTCGTGGAAAGAGCTGCACAACAAGCCAATATAACACCTATAGCTATAAATCTTGATTGCGTTGATCGTATATATAGGACAGAAAGTTCAAGTGAATTACTTTATATAGCATTACATGGAGATTGTAAATTTAGAACACTCAAAAATACAGAGAAAGAACTAGATTCACAGAATAGTGAATTTGTTTCAGCTTTGCGACGTTATTTTGTTGACAAAAATTTAATTATCATAGGATATAGTGGAAGAGATAAATCCCTTATGTCTGCTTTGAAAGAAGCTTTTACGGATAAGGGAGCAGGAAGATTGTATTGGTGTGGCTACGGCAAGGATATTACACCAGAAATAGCAGATTTGATTCAAACTATTCGATCTGCTGGAAGACAAGCGTTTTATATTGACACAAACGGATTTGATAACGTCATGTTATCTCTTGTAAAATTCTGTTTTAATGAAGATTCTAATAAACAAGAGGAGATCAATGAAATACTTAAAGTAATAAGTATAGACAATACAACAACTCCATTTTACATACAGGATGGAAATACAAAAAAATATCTGAAAAGTAATCTAATTCCAGCTACTTTTCCCGATGAAATATTTCAGTTTCAAATTTCATACGATGAGAATGAAAACAGATGGAAATATCTTAGAGAAAAGATTAAAGAAAAACCCCTTATTGCTGTACCATATAAAGACAAAGTATATGCCATCTCAACTGTATCTACTATCAATGAAGTTTTTGGGAAAAATTTAATTAGTGAAATTGAGCGTGTTCATATTTCTATTAATGAAATAGAGAAGAATAGTCATTTTAAAGAATTATTTCTCAAAGATGCACTTTATGGAATCTCTCAAATTAGAGGGTTAGGTGTTGATTACAAGCGTTCTATGCTATATAAAAAAAGATATTTATGCAAATAAGAATAATGTAACAATACATGAAGCTATTGAATGTGGATTATCATTTGTCCAACAAAAGAAATATGTCTTGTTTTCAATCACTCCAACAGTCTATTTTATTTCTAATGGCCAAATAAAAAAGGAGATCAAACAACAATACTCTCATGAGTATTTGGATAAAATGAGAAATCAGCAATATGAGAAGAAATTACAAGAATGGTGTAATATAATGTTTAATGGTAAAAGATTATGTTTTGAGATACCTGTTAATTCACGAAGTGGTTTTATCTTTAAAATATCCAATAATCGTGGTTATGCTGAAATACACCATTACGGACAAGGTAACATAACGATATATTCTCCGAAGGGATATAATATAAATCAAACATTATATCATGGCATACACATTAACGAACCCAAGCTTGAATTTATAAATCCATACGTTAATAAACCAGCATATGATGACAATCCGATGAGAGGATTATCAAAATACAGACCTTTCGATGCGAATTATTTTGATGTATTCCCTAAAGATGTATGCATTGGCAGTATCTGTCCTACTTCTTATTCTTTAAAATTTAGTGAATTTCTAAAAAGACTAAATTCTACAGTATCTGCAGATAAATTATCCGACTATGTACATCATTATACCGGTTTTAGTAATATTTATAACTGTAGACTTGATATTCCTGAAATACATTCTGAAAAATGGGTATCAATAAATGATAATCCTAAAAGTGCCATTAATTTAGCAAAAACTATTTGTACAGAAGGGCAAAAACTTTCAGAACAGTTCCCAGGAATTGTGCTATTAATATTTGTACCTAATTCATGGAGTAACTATAGACAATTCAATTATCATGGAGAAACATTTGATTTGCATAACTATATTAAAGCGTTTGCCGCCCAACATAGATTCACGACCCAATTTATAGAAGAAAAAACTTTATATAACAAGATGGTATGTAAAATTTCATGGTGGCTCTCTTTAGCTTTATTTGTGAAAGCTTTAAGAACTCCCTGGACTCTTGCAGACTTAGATCAAAATACAGCATATGCAGGAATTGGATATAGCATAAAAAAGCAATATTCAGGTAAAGCTGAAGTTGTTTTAGGTTGTAGCCATATATACAATGCACAAGGACAGGGATTAAGATATAAACTGTCAAAAGTTGAAC from Parabacteroides merdae ATCC 43184 includes the following:
- a CDS encoding restriction endonuclease subunit S, yielding MNVPEIRFKGLDKTWNKKTLDELVQLNSGMDYKHLCNGNIPVYGTGGYMLSVNAALSYDKDAIGIGRKGTINKPYILKAPFWTVDTLFYAIPRKYNNLQFCNCIFQRIDWLKYDESTGVPSLSKNIINSIEVNCAPSYDEQQKIASYFQSLDSLIQTTSKKLVSLKQIKDASLQSMFPQEGETVPKVRFKGFEGEWEKIPFGSFLKESYERSTVENEDILLSSAITGVYLNSELFGHQRGASNIGYKKIKKNMLILSTQNLHLGNANVNLRFEHGLISPAYKVYEIVNISPLFLQQWIKMDSTKVFFLNATTAGASLCRKNIVWDDLYKQIVLIPSKNEQVKIGLFFSNLDKQISLQTQRLEKLKQIKAACLDKMFV
- a CDS encoding HsdR family type I site-specific deoxyribonuclease, whose amino-acid sequence is MDNINDIQYFVKESLFEQALVDLLPHHGWEKEVLVQPTEDDLIQNWAKILFDNNRDINKLGNYPLTASEMRQIIDQVNLCDSPYAMNMFINGGQVCIKRDNPADTNNYGKEVYLKIFDAREISAGQSRYQIARQPRFKASHPLGGDRRGDVMLLINGMPVIHIELKRSKVDVSQATFQIKRYTHEGVFDNGIFKMVQIFVAMTPEETLYFANPGKEENFKPEFYFHWEDFNNTIIRDWRRIVSDLLSIPMAHQLIGYYTIADDKDKTLKVLRSYQYFAASKISDITHKTNWDTHQHRGGYVWHTTGSGKTMTSFKSAQLIANSGDADKVVFLLDRIELSVQSLDEYRGFAGEDEAIQDTQNTAILLSKLKSTDNDDRLIVTSIQKMSNIKAGKDISQDDIDLIDRKRLVFIIDECHRSVFGDMLIGIKNTFKRALLFGFTGTPVFKENAKHEIMTETIFGDMIHKYTIANGIPDHNVLGFDPYMVRTYEDNELREKVAFSQLKVNSIEEIENDEQKMSIYNMFMNELKMPDTYKEGDETLHGIEHYLPKDLYQQPVHHQAVAADIASGRDKLSKNGKFHAILATKNIPEAIAYYRIFKEQYPSLNVVAVFDNNIDNSDGGIAKEDALLEMLDDYNRKYGTTFQLSTYAKYKKDVAKRLAHKKPYLNIEHDHTQQIDLLIVVSQMLTGYDSKWVNTLYVDKVMKYVDIIQSFSRTNRLFGPDKPFGIIRYYSFPYTMEQNINDALDVYVDRPLGVFVDKLESNLTNINQKFLHIRDIFQAQKIENFTKLPESREDRNMFAKDFSQMTHLLEAAKLQGFTWDKDEYEFQHGDTYTYVKMELDEQTYLILLQRYRELFEGNGDGSTEGNDFDYPIDTYITETGTGTIDAEYINSKFVKFIKNLYMSGPGSELTKEAFKELHKTFASLSQKDQRTAMIILHDLQSGDLHLSPGKTIYDYIAEYQFRELHKQVMILAEATGLNASQLEHIMSRNVTEQNLNEFSQFDNLKLTLNMTKTREFIAKVEGTEVPARLVIPKADKLLREFILDSSCREHILKAYLNMEENYQSEEEQVPQDEDVITDEVQHVDMAVIKDNIRSILKTTLTTVLPQMRPIDEIIDSAFYVIDTPSIDSLDNVGMFIQRAFTNLYGKKATIVDKFVAFNLLVTKFEAYLKKLYYLMKGHEVPAQNPGEDVTWKNVIYAHKCLWNLKYSTDEGKQQLYQYLMLIKGWRNSESHISPTASEQEVDTAISIILTMYFYATGSSITDLEMNGHEIQKSESVHKENSYVHKVIQLHPYYNEENDDQQLVAEANVKDWPEEKRIATLKKSICQLIGYEPKKSPLNKQRHWIAIYRIAADKGFIIEGDFAYFKRIIDNMQISNLPVPLKIESLQSSIKDVYAKDIEYWTDNNLSGKKLAEYEDIKKCADAFAKIVGNNINTK